CAAGGAGCGCCACGGCGCTCCGGACGGCTTCTTCGCCGCTGAGGCCGCGGGCCTGGCGTGGCTCGCCGATGCGGGCGGTGTACGCACCGCCCGCGTCGTGAACGTGGCGGCGGAGGCCATCGAACTCGAGCGTCTCGAGACCGTGGATCCCGATCGTGCCACGGCGAGAGCCTTCGGCGCGGCACTCGCAATCACCCACGACGCCGGGGCTCCCGCCTTCGGGTCGCCACCCCCGGGAATCATCGCGCTCTTCATCGGGGTACGGCCGCAGCCCGCGGCTGCCGAGGAATCGTGGGGGACGTTCTACGCGCGTGACCGGGTTCTGCCGTTCCTGCCGCTGGCGCTGGCCGCGGGCTCGGTCACCGAGGCCGAGGCCGACATCGTCCGCGAGGCGTGCGCGGCGATCGCGGCGGGCGTGTTCGACGACGACGACGCGCCGGCGCGGCTGCACGGCGACCTGTGGCACGGCAACGTGCTGTGGACTCCGGGCGGCGTCGTCCTCATCGACCCGGCAGCCCACGGCGGACACCGTGAGACCGATCTGGCGATGCTCGACCTCTTCGGCTGCCCGTTCTTCGACGAGATCATCGCCGGCTACGAAGAACGTCGCCGCCTCGCGCCCGGGTGGCGCGACCGCCTCCCCCTCCACCAGCTCCATCCGCTGGCCGTTCACGCCGCGGGGCACGGTCGCCACT
The Microbacterium sp. SLBN-154 DNA segment above includes these coding regions:
- a CDS encoding fructosamine kinase family protein; the encoded protein is MSPDGRSIFRKERHGAPDGFFAAEAAGLAWLADAGGVRTARVVNVAAEAIELERLETVDPDRATARAFGAALAITHDAGAPAFGSPPPGIIALFIGVRPQPAAAEESWGTFYARDRVLPFLPLALAAGSVTEAEADIVREACAAIAAGVFDDDDAPARLHGDLWHGNVLWTPGGVVLIDPAAHGGHRETDLAMLDLFGCPFFDEIIAGYEERRRLAPGWRDRLPLHQLHPLAVHAAGHGRHYGRALTDAAQHTLALA